Proteins from a single region of Chlamydia buteonis:
- a CDS encoding V-type ATP synthase subunit B, translating to MQTIYTKITDIKGNLITVEAEGARLGELAEIERVDGRSSYASVLRFDVKKVTLQVFGGTSGLSTGDRVVFLGRSMEVTYGESLIGRRLNGVGKPIDGEGECFGDPIEISTPTFNPVCRVVPRDMVRTNIPMIDVFNCLVKSQKIPIFSSSGENHNALLMRIAAQTDADIVIIGGMGLTFVDYSFFVEESKRLGFADKSVMFIHKAVDAPVECVLIPDMALACAEKFAVDQNKNVLVLLTDMTAFADALKEIAITMDQIPANRGYPGSLYSDLALRYEKAVDIAQGGSITLISVTTMPGDDITHPVPDNTGFITEGQFYLKNNRIDPFGSLSRLKQLVIGKVTREDHGDLANSLIRLYADSRKANERMSMGFKLSNWDKKLLAFAELFETRLMSLEVNIPLEEALDIGWKILAQSFHSEEVGIKEQLINKYWPKSCLHR from the coding sequence ATGCAGACAATATATACAAAAATTACCGATATCAAAGGAAACTTGATAACCGTAGAAGCTGAGGGAGCACGTTTAGGCGAATTAGCAGAAATAGAAAGAGTAGATGGAAGATCTTCGTATGCCTCGGTTTTGCGTTTCGATGTTAAGAAGGTGACTCTACAAGTCTTTGGAGGGACTTCTGGATTATCAACAGGAGACCGAGTGGTGTTTTTAGGACGTTCTATGGAGGTTACTTACGGAGAATCTTTAATAGGTAGACGTTTGAACGGGGTAGGTAAACCTATTGACGGTGAGGGAGAGTGTTTTGGTGATCCGATTGAAATATCAACGCCTACATTCAATCCTGTTTGCCGTGTTGTTCCTAGAGATATGGTGCGCACCAATATTCCTATGATTGATGTATTCAATTGTTTAGTAAAATCACAAAAAATTCCTATTTTCTCGTCTTCAGGTGAGAATCACAACGCCTTGTTGATGCGTATAGCGGCACAAACAGATGCGGATATCGTAATTATTGGAGGCATGGGATTAACCTTTGTTGATTATAGCTTTTTTGTCGAGGAGTCTAAGAGGTTAGGCTTTGCTGATAAAAGTGTAATGTTTATTCATAAGGCTGTAGATGCTCCTGTAGAATGTGTATTGATTCCTGATATGGCCTTAGCATGCGCTGAAAAATTTGCCGTAGATCAAAATAAAAATGTTTTGGTCTTACTTACAGATATGACGGCATTTGCAGATGCTTTAAAAGAAATTGCTATTACCATGGACCAAATTCCTGCAAACCGTGGGTATCCTGGGTCTTTGTATTCTGATCTTGCTTTGCGCTATGAAAAGGCTGTGGATATAGCCCAGGGTGGATCGATTACCTTAATTAGTGTAACTACTATGCCTGGTGATGATATTACGCATCCTGTTCCTGATAATACAGGATTCATTACAGAAGGGCAATTTTACCTTAAAAATAATCGTATTGATCCTTTCGGTTCCTTATCTCGTTTGAAACAATTGGTCATTGGTAAGGTGACTAGAGAAGATCATGGAGATCTAGCGAATTCATTAATACGGCTTTATGCAGATTCTAGGAAGGCTAATGAAAGAATGTCCATGGGCTTTAAGTTATCCAATTGGGATAAAAAGTTATTAGCATTTGCAGAGCTTTTCGAAACACGATTAATGAGTTTAGAAGTAAATATTCCTTTAGAAGAAGCTTTGGATATTGGTTGGAAAATTCTTGCTCAAAGTTTCCATTCCGAAGAAGTAGGAATAAAGGAACAGTTGATCAATAAGTATTGGCCCAAGTCATGTCTTCACAGGTAA